The following coding sequences lie in one Drosophila sulfurigaster albostrigata strain 15112-1811.04 chromosome 2R, ASM2355843v2, whole genome shotgun sequence genomic window:
- the LOC133836722 gene encoding LOW QUALITY PROTEIN: uncharacterized protein LOC133836722 (The sequence of the model RefSeq protein was modified relative to this genomic sequence to represent the inferred CDS: inserted 2 bases in 1 codon), with protein sequence MDLYYSPYSASTGAILVVEKALGLQFNKIKVNLGAKEHLTPEFLKLNPQHTIPTLVDNGFSLWESRAILTYLIEKYGKDDSLYPKDPQKRALVNQRLYFDLGTLFKALADYYYPLFXTRSLLIQSYSRKVEEALDFLDTFLDGKQYVAGDSHTVADIVILSTISSFKAFGLDISKYNNIVKWYERGTKRAPGWNEVENILADLKTLVESLKPYLCSDKYKSTHFCRTKIRNRSARKPITTNMDFYYSPYSSLSTAILMTGKALGLEFNKIVVNVRQQEQLKPEFVKLNPQHTIPTLNDNGFVVWESRAIITYLVEKYAKDDSLYPKEPKKRALVNQRLYFDLGTLFKTFADYYYPQIQQQPADPELLKKVEEALSFLNIFLEGQKYVAGDSLTVADIVLLANIANFRVVNIDLSKYINVERWYVNGKRVAPGWDEVEKTVDKLSAFLETLK encoded by the exons ATGGATCTTTACTACTCGCCCTATTCTGCATCGACCGGTGCCATCCTTGTAGTTGAGAAGGCTCTTGGTCTACAATTCAATAAGATTAAGGTCAACCTAGGCGCAAAGGAGCATCTAACACCAGAATTCCTAAAGCTCAATCCTCAACACACTATTCCCACGCTCGTCGACAACGGATTCTCTCTATGGGAATCTCGCGCCATTCTCACCTATCTGATCGAGAAGTACGGAAAGGATGATTCTCTTTACCCCAAGGATCCTCAGAAACGTGCCCTTGTGAATCAACGTCTCTACTTCGATTTGGGAACTCTCTTCAAGGCTCTTGCCGATTATTATTATCCACTGTT TACAAGAAGCCTCTTGATCCAGAGTTATTCAAGGAAGGTGGAAGAGGCCTTGGATTTCCTTGACACTTTCTTGGATGGCAAGCAGTATGTGGCAGGAGACTCCCACACCGTCGCTGACATTGTCATCCTGTCAACGATTTCTTCATTCAAAGCATTTGGGCTGGACATtagcaaatacaacaatattgTGAAGTGGTACGAGAGGGGTACTAAGCGTGCTCCCGGATGGAATGAGGTCGAAAATATTTTGGCAGATTTGAAGACATTGGTGGAATCGTTGAAG CCTTATCTGTGTAGCGACAAGTATAAAAGTACACATTTTTGCAGAACCAAAATTAGAAATCGTTCGGCTCGCAAACCAATCACAACAAACatggatttttattattcaccCTACTCCTCCTTGAGTACTGCCATTCTTATGACTGGGAAGGCTCTTGGGCTcgaatttaacaaaattgtggTCAATGTCCGCCAGCAGGAACAACTGAAGCCGGAATTCGTGAAGCTCAATCCTCAGCACACCATTCCCACTCTCAACGACAACGGATTCGTTGTTTGGGAATCTCGAGCCATTATCACCTATCTGGTTGAAAAGTACGCAAAGGATGACTCTCTTTACCCGAAGGAACCTAAGAAACGTGCTCTTGTCAATCAACGTCTCTACTTTGATTTGGGAACCCTTTTCAAAACATTCGCTGACTACTACTATCCTCAGATCCAACAGCAACCAGCTGATCCTGAGCTACTCAAGAAAGTGGAAGAGGCCTTGAGTTTCCTCAACATTTTCCTGGAGGGTCAAAAATATGTGGCAGGTGATTCCCTCACTGTTGCCGatattgttttgcttgcaaACATTGCCAATTTCAGAGTCGTTAACATTGACTTGagcaaatacataaatgttgAAAGATGGTATGTGAATGGTAAAAGAGTAGCACCTGGATGGGATGAAGTGGAAAAGACTGTGGATAAGCTGTCGGCATTTCTGGAAACATTGAAGTAA